The following proteins come from a genomic window of Dreissena polymorpha isolate Duluth1 chromosome 1, UMN_Dpol_1.0, whole genome shotgun sequence:
- the LOC127865104 gene encoding uncharacterized protein LOC127865104 isoform X1, with amino-acid sequence MPSTSVLLSRTRTTLMSCTLQYQSRRSRKGPSHNPGRHRGSVLQTQECFICLTVVVCIADGGAVDGVGEGGGDTTDPQGVYIWSESEEDNVLEDDVIEDKPALRLSTSESSGSSRSSRVTHVSSTSRSSRASSPMSSASSSSSSSRSTSPASSSGSSATSGSLGDYYPFESSDSDVPQPVPVVAVPQSSSEDSEVEQPVPLVAVPPPRRRRERVTRAEELAINMTFADEIVASALSRKTIAIEVVREKYCFASMGRLTVEQVRAKVRNIARKRAARLAAAR; translated from the exons ATGCCGTCGACCTCGGTACTTTTATCCAGAACTCGGACGACATTAATGTCGTGCACCCTACAGTACCAGAGCCGCCGGTCGAGGAAGGGCCCGAGCCACAACCCGGGACGACATCGAGGGAGTGTATTGCAGACACAGGA GTGTTTCATTTGTTTAACAGTCGTGGTATGCATTGCCGACGGGGGCGCAGTGGACGGAGTGGGCGAAGGCGGAGGGGATACAACCGACCCTCAGGGAGTGTACATC TGGAGCGAGAGCGAAGAGGACAACGTGTTAGAGGACGATGTGATTGAGGACAAACCTGCATTAAGGTTGTCGACCTCCGAGTCCTCTGGGTCATCCAGATCGTCCAGGGTAACACACGTGTCCTCTACGTCCAGGTCGTCCAGGGCGTCTTCACCCATGTCCTCTGCATCCTCTTCGTCCAGCTCGTCTAGGTCGACTTCACCCGCGTCCTCTTCGGGTAGCTCGGCCACGTCGGGCTCATTGGGGGACTATTATCCCTTTGAATCGTCGGACTCTGATGTACCACAGCCGGTCCCTGTGGTGGCTGTCCCTCAGTCATCGTCGGAGGACTCTGAAGTGGAGCAGCCGGTCCCTTTGGTGGCTGTCCCACCACCAAGACGGAGGAGGGAAAGAGTCACAAGGGCGGAGGAGCTCGCCATCAACATGACATTTGCTGACGAAATTGTCGCGTCTGCCCTTTCGAGGAAAACGATTGCTATCGAGGTCGTCAGGGAAAAGTACTGCTTTGCTTCAATGGGGCGTTTGACTGTTGAACAGGTTAGGGCGAAAGTCCGTAACATTGCCCGGAAGAGAGCAGCTCGCCTGGCGGCCGCTCGATAG